From Nitrospirota bacterium:
TAAGCAACTACAATTTCAACGGGTAATGGTTGTTTGATCCCAAGCGTTTTCGTTACATGAAGTTTTTCTATTCCTATTACTCTGCCATCTTTATTTTTTTTTAGAATAACTCCATCTCCAGCTTCTTCACAAATGTACTCATCCGCAGGATTACCAAACCATACGTCCATTGTGTCCTTCTCGTTATGGTAATAAACTACTACTTTGTCCATATTATTTCTCTTTCTTTAACTTTGTCAGTTGGATATGCAGTTATTAAAAAACCTTCCGTTCCTTCATGTCTTACTACAACATAGTATAGCTTATCTTCCAGCTTGTAA
This genomic window contains:
- a CDS encoding DUF2283 domain-containing protein encodes the protein MDKVVVYYHNEKDTMDVWFGNPADEYICEEAGDGVILKKNKDGRVIGIEKLHVTKTLGIKQPLPVEIVVA